CAGTGTCGATCacgcttgctgcgccattccccTCTATGGACCGGATATGTGCGCTTTTAAAGCTTCTCAGTTCAGTTCCCTTTGGCGAACCCTGTTGAAGTTCCTCCCGCACCCTCGGCAGTCAGGCGTGGCGGAGCATCAGACGCCAGGTCCAACACTCATGTGTTTGCTCAAGGTCAGCCCTTGTGCTGGGCTAGGTGCCCGTGTGAAATGATTCCCCCTCGGGTGATCCCACATGTGTATTTTTCCAAGGTACGGCTCCCCTCATGGTGAGCCCGTGTCTTTCCCTGGCAGAGACCTTCTGCCGTCTCTGCTGTGTATTGATGTCACCCCGGGCTGGCTGAGTCTACCTCAGAGACTTCCATATGTAGTATAGGGGCACACAGTCTTGGCTCCTCAGCAAAAAACTGATGTGCAAACTGATATGCTCTCCTTTTATACCCACGCTGCGGGGGCAGGGTGCGCGTGGCAAAACACACACGGCaacttgttttgttaacactcaAAGGTGATTAggctctctggcgagatcccattTACTTCAGTCACTTGACTTTaggtctccgttccctccttcagggaaagagggttacatatgtaaccgagacgttcttAATACAACATATTTCACCGTTTAAACATGTATACAATATTTCTtatatttaaacacatttaacaagcattttagaagtaaaaaaaaaaaaaaacacttaaaagtaATTAGTCAAAAAAGACTGATGCGACTCGTTTAGGTGACATCGCATCCCTGTAGTTTgctttgcataaaataaaataatttacagcAAAGAAATGGTTTTATagataaaatatacacaaaccCAGGGCTCCAAACTGTCTAAAACGGTCGCATTTgtgaccaaaaatattaatttgcgagTGAAGTTTTTGCTGAGGTCGCCAATGGCGACTATGTtatgacttgattttttttcctgattgttttGCGATCACATCTTTTATGTCCACGTATTAAACTGAGACGATgctgtagaacctggtcgaaaagaacgcacacgcATAATCTTAACTCAAGAACATTCCTGAGTCCTTCCTCCATCAGCTCATAAAAGTGACAAATGACCAACCCAACACTCACAGTATCTGACTAAGCTTCCTGTCTGTTCTCCTTATCATCTCATgaagctgggagaacatctggCCATTCTTTGAAGCACAGGATTTTCAATGTTGGTCTTgaccagtttaccataaataaagtcgactaaacagacagtacaaagcacGTGGGATCTGGATATGTTCCAGCTCAGGCCCTCCCTAAATCCCCTGACTGCTTTTTGACCATaattcaatgatggtatcaacaaggAAAGACAGATATATGTTAACCAGACTTGAACAAACCTACAGCACAGACATCCTGGTGACCCCAGAGCAAACCCCCTTTTCCAAGTGGCATTCCAAGACGATGCCGCCTCTTGTGCTCGGACAACAAAGAAACTCTAGTCACACAGAGTTTCTTTCAAAAGCACAATTTGGAAaggactgctgctattaaaagcAATATATCTAAGAGACAATACATATacgaatgtggtattttatgtttcatatatctgactgtagttatcagaacttaggatattttaatctgtgACGTAAACCatttagtaggtaaaattataggtattcaaTATATAACTATCTCATGTTTGGTATTAAATTTCACGTTATGCTGATTCCAGTACATTGAAAtagatgaatgttgactttgAGCCTCACaaggtatgattataacactttgtAGAAATCTGCTAGTATATTGTGGCTCAGGTGACATATTTATgagcagataatgtatgcacgaaatATTAGTCATGTggggcggggctccgccctacagagacaatgtgattgggtcagacagtgactaggatggacttaattctgtccgataaaaacagacaccccaACTTTGAACAAAGCTCAGAACAAAGAACGGGGTGAAACAACTGGTGCAACTGCAACAAACGTGGCTGAAAGTCTGGGCGTTGCCCCTCGATCGTGCTGTGAAACATCTGGCTGATCATCAAAAGACTTCGACACCCTGgccacgtctgaccaaagaaaaACTTGCAAAGCTGCTGCGTAAGAATTTCAAACTCGCTATTCGCGCGCTGCCAGAGAGTCATCCAATCCAAAGGAGGAATCCCGAGTGACGTTACGCGACAACACGTCAGCAGGAAAAGTCCTGGGTTTCCCTTCATCAACCCCTAAGTACAGCCTTCAACTCCCACGCACgataagtaaacaaacaaatctcttaTTTGCTGAAACTGGTTGAgttgaatgaatcgttaaaagataacAATAACTGAGTCTTCCGTTTGTGACGTCCCCATAAGGTCGTCCTTAATTCTCAAGAAAAGAGAATAGTTACCTtccttcaaactgctttgatcttgccataatatgtgtatgtgtgtgtgtatgtgtttggtTATTTGTATTGTGccttagaatagtaaataaacgctcgattcatttttaatgaatagtctggtgccttgattttcaaatcgttaaattatttgccatagatcgtgttacctgttgctcaggcaaatttcccaatcaattctgtattCTTATCAACAATAAGAAGCATTGCTGATTTATACTATATTAATACTCGCGGGACGAGTTGTTAATagggtataaattatacaatattgattaatatcaattaatcagatcaaaaccgaatttctacgatttggttCTCTGAAGCTAAAATTGATAAATAAAGGATAAAACCTTACAATAATATTACAATGTGCATCAaagttttaatggaaaaaaggaGTTTCAAACAGTCCTCATCTGCGCCGAAATGCGCCTGCTAAACGCAGCTCAGTTGTGCAGCGCGAGAGATCAAAATGATGGAGACTTGCAAAGTGAAAGTGCAGAAAAGCAGTGTCTATTTCATGCACAACTTGAACAAACTTCAACAGGTTAAGCTGTCAGCTGTGTGGATATTGGAAATATCGTTAACAATTCTCGTTtataatcattactaatatgGCTTCTTGTTATCAAGATCTTTAGTCTATATGCTGAGTTCTGTAAATGCGTGAACTTCATATTAGCCTGTTTGCAGCGCACTTGCCGTCCAGTAatcacaataagctttgtgctttgttatttttgaattaacaaagtatcagctttaacattctgccaaattcataacaaaattcataaaataaatacggttTTGGCGCTCTTTAATGCGGCAGGCGCAATCGctttagcgcctcagttcaagcggtaAGTGAACCCATTATATCTTTCTCTATTATagtatgaaatgaatgtgaattaatatcaaaaggtaggctattttataagagagcctacacttattgaaatgtctcatgtaatcgctcattctgtgtcaaaCTGTGGAAATCTTGtaaagcttgtaaacaatgccaCATAACAATACCTAACCACTGGCCATCCATAAGCTCATCAGTCAGCtggaaaaataattataaagaggagcattttgctatatttattcgctcttgcatattaatatttttacttaacctgttgtctacatgataaaaaatgcaaaaaccgaCTGGATGTGTGAGAGATTTGACATTTCTATTGGATGCATTGAGGAGGAGCCCAAACTAACActgtagggctgcaacaacgaatcgattaaatcgataaaaatcgattactaaaagcgttggcaacgaatttcataatcgattcattgtgtcgcgcgacgcggagacgtttgattattaaaaaaaacttcagtTGAGCGGAGcagagtgaacacactcggtctctctcacaagacggatgctagcagagttcgGCGCctcataaatttaaaaaaaaaagtaaaaaaaaaaaaaaaaaaacgagcggaggtagaggaaagatatggcggaggcagagaaatccgtgcgacccaagtcatccaaggtgtgggagcatttcacactaaataaacagaaaaagtgtgttaactgcaaaatatgCAAAAGCGACATGGCATGGCACGGGAGCACCACGGCAATGATCCAGCACCTGAAACGCAAACATGTTGGAGTCTTTGATGAGGAGGAAGGGAGTTCAACAGCAGGGTAAGTCACTACAGAATCCTACTTTTGTTCCGTTTTGAAGTGAGGAATGTAATGTCCCTGGTGCTGGTGTTTACTCGTTATCCAGCTTGACAAGCATGACAAGTTAGCGTTAGCTCGTTAATAACAGTAGTAAAGCAGGGTGGTATAGTTACTTTGCATTGCAAGACTAAAAGACACGTTTTATTCACTCGCCTTTTTGGACCATTCATTTTCAATCTGTTGTCATGTATAGCTACACTGCAATAAAAGCTTTTCTTAGTAATTTTGTCTCGTTTCCAgtcaaatatctaaaaatcttaaatcaagattACTAGACAAGAAAAATGGCATGAGAAAATTAAGTGATGCTTAAAACTTCTGTTTGAGATTATAtctcattaagattatttttcttaccccattggcagataattttgcttgttttaagcaaacaatcacttaattttgaggtgttttttcagaaaacaagacataatttCTTATGCTATTTCATGTGtctagtaaatgtatcttgattaagattttttagatatttggactgaaaacaggacaaaactactcaatcagaaaagcattttttgcagtgtatattCTGTGCTTTGTCCCATATAGGTTATTattgacaaatatatttgtgtgtgttgtactttttaaatttaattttaaagttcttttatagcacttggtcATCTTAAGCTGTGTTTAAATGTGGTGTATAAATGAACCTTGCACTTACTACAATGatggtaataatttaatgaataagcTTCAAGTgaacttgagagagagagagagagagagagagagtgagagtgtgtgtgtcttgtcTGTAATTGCTCTTTGGGTTACTTGCCTATACACAACTAGTAACTAAAacaagtatgtatgtatgtatgtatgtatgtaagtaTGTATTTAGTTGATGTAAAAATTGTGCTATTACACATACTCATACTATCTTTTGATTCCAGAAAAACAGCAAACCATGAGAGGCTTCTTGATGGGGAATGCATCATGTACACCACAGCAAGCCGCTGTCTTGACGGATAGTATCCTCAACATGCTCGTCACTGACATGAGGCCTCTGTCGATGGTTGAAGATGACGGCTTCACTAAAATGATCCACACCTTGAACCCTGGTTACACTCTGCCCTCCAGGACTCACTTCACAAAGCTCATGGAGAGAAAATATGAAGAGACATTCAAGGAAGTGAAAACTGCAATAAACACCAACAACAGCAAACTTGCTCTCACCACTGATGTATGGACAAGTGTAGCAACTGAAGCCTACCTTGGCATTACATGCCACTACATCACAGATGACTGGGATATGCAGTCATTCTGCCTCACCACCATGCCACTGCAGGACAGACATACTGCATGTAACATTGCAGAGTGGTTGGAGCAGGTAGTGGCCAGATTTGAAATTCCTCCTAGCAAAATCATTGCCATAGTCCATGACAATGGTGCTAATATCGTGGCTGCGGCAAATATCCTGGAGGAGAAGCATGGGTGGTCCTCTGTCCGTTGCACTGGCCATACTTTGCAACTTGTGATCAATACTGCGTTGAAGCATCCAAGCATTGAAAAAGCTGTCGGGGCTGCAAGATGTCTGGTAGAACATTTTAAGAAAAGCGAGCTAGCCAGCAGTAAACTCAGagagaaacaacaacaaatggcCACACCAGCGCACAGCCTTGTTCAAGACATAAGCACAAGGTGGAATAGCACATTCTATATGATAAGTCGACTGCTTGAGCAAAGGTGGCCTGTAACAGCAACACTGTCCGACAGCTCTGTCACACAGAGAGGCAAAAGGTACCTAGATCTGAAACCAGACCAGTGGAGCCTGCTGGAAGAGCTTTCAACAGTCCTCAAGCCTTTTGAATGTGTCACTGTGTTCATGAGTGGACAGAAATATGCAACAATATCTGCAATACCTCCACTTGTGAAGGGGCTGTTGAAGTCCACCAAGAGTGCTGTCTACGAGTCAGCCCCGCTGCGGGCTTTCCAACTCACTGCGGTGCAGCAGTTGCAGGAGAGATGGAAAAGGGAGACTGCTTTCTCAGATGGAGCACCAAACACAGTGATTTTTGCGATGGCCCTTGACCCAAGGTTTAGGAAACTGAGCAAGTTTCTTTCACCTGATGAAATCCTACCGGTTCAAACTAAACTGCAAATAATGTCACTTGAAGAGAGAAGGAAGATGGATGTGCAGCAGCATGGCAGTTGCAGTGTTGTTACCTCCACCAATACTACAGCTACTGAATCAAAACCTCTAGTAGCCACTCTACTTGATTCACTCCTTGGTTCTGATGGTGAAGAAGAGGATAGAGCAGGCGAAGCTGAGGATGTCCACAGCCAAGTGAGGAACGAAGTCCTCGCATACTTTGGAGAAAAGAGCCTTGCCAAGGAAGAAAACCCATTATTGTGGTGGAAGGCTAACAATGAAAGATATCCCATGTTGGCCAGGCTAGCCAAGTCTTACCTCTGCATCCCTGCCACCTCAACACCATCTGAGCGGCTGTTTTCTGCAGCAGGCAACATAGCCTCAAAGAAAAGAGCGAGCCTGAGCCAGGAGCATGTGGACATGCTCACATTTTTGCATTGCAATGCAAAGTGTCTGAACAAAGGGAGTGAgagagtaagtgtgtgtgtgtgtgtgtgtgtgagtcagtgtgagagtttgtgagtgtgtgcgtctgcAAAAGTGTGTGCGTCTGCGAGTGTGTGCGTCTGTAGTGTAGTGTAGAGAACAAGTTCTGACATTCAAACAAATCCTGTTAAATGATTTgtattgttctttattttttataaattatttattgttctggCAGCTCAGGTggcactttatttaaaaaaaagtctatatatttggcagatgtcaagcatacatgtgtatgttttttgtgttagtccattttattttattttattattattataacagctcagggatgttcaaggagcaacatgtttgtgcactttctaaagattttagttctgtttttgaataaagggttggaaatgaatgcttttcttgtgtgtcttttttttatccgattcatcgattaatcgaaaaaataatcgacagattaatcgattattaaaataatcgttagttgcagccctataacactgtaaaaagcgatcggttgacttttctttaaaaaattgaggaaacccagaGCTCGTAAAATCGCGGGGCTATTGCGTTTTCCAgttgggctaccaaaatgtatcactgccctgCCCAACTGGCTAACTTAAATGCTGTGGGTCCTTAAAAACCTCTCAATTTACTTGTATAAAATTTGGTAtaagaaaagtcttaattataatttcaagaggtcttacagttggggatggAAAGACAACAACCGCGATACagctggattaaacttcaaaaggcaatgatgtcattgaataaatatgagtttgGTGTAGGGAATATTAACAAGTCCCGCCCATTTGGAGCTGGCTCCAACCTCTGTTTATACCTATCTCGGAGAAGCCGCTATAtttgctcctaaagcgccaacttaatgtgtaattaaagaaatacattaagtgaacttgacaattctgagttacactgacaaataacagtttgaaaatgtgttgttcacttttttattttaagttggaccaacttaaatttattaaattgcaattacttaaaagttcttatggtccatgatattggtacagattctgtgtaataaacaattctttgtgactgtatacttcaagttggaaaagacatttagttcccactttaagtgaaccttagttcccaggtcatctacaagatggattaaaatgctgataaagtcaagaaaagagtagacaaacatgactgtatgattgaaaaacaaataaataaaacgcgtttattctgtggcacctaaaaaaattatttaaatagtgTGCCCAAGTTTTTTCTTATAGGAGCCATTGGCTCCTTACTCGATTTTTTTGTCTGGAGCCCTGAAACCTATATTTGACCAAAGAAATGCAAGTCATCGGCGGCACTGAGAACTACTCTGAAGAGGATGCAGTCTGCGCTCATTACAACCCCTCTGTTGTTGGGACTGTCTGGTTGTTAATCAGTTAAGTTGGTCCACTAATGTTGCTCTAATGCTCTATTACCTCTCCCTCCTCTAATCACTTGCTGAACCGGTCACCCCTCTTTGTTCCCGGACCTCGCAATTTACAAATTAAGCACTCCTCATACTAGTGGTGTGGAAGAAACTGTTGTTATTTTAGTCGAAGcgtaaaaactaaatttaaaaggtaaaataatacaaaatcatcagttgattaaaaatattgatGTCGACTAATTATCAGCGTTGACGCAGTCGATTATATCAACCAATCGTGACAGgcctatttaaaaataaatcttgaaCTGATAAGAAGAAATTATACAATTAGcaattaaaaagagaaaataattttCCACTtctatgaataattaaaaatgttatgtgTGTGctctgcactgaaaaaaaattatgtaaaatttgCTTGATAAAATCCTCTAATAATTTTCACAAGTAGGTCAATTTTACTGCTCTAATATAAAGTACAACTCACCTGTCATTATCAGGTATAATCTACTTACGATTTAACTTAACACTCATGAAGAAATGAAGTAAAATTACTAGGGATGCATCGATCCGATACTCAGgatcggtatcggctccgatacgGTCATTTTCTGCGgatcgggtatcggtcagaGGAGACCGATCGaaatccgatattgtgcgtatactattctgtgttattgttgAGCCTCACAAaaggcacaaaaacattataaagcaccataaagttttcGTGCACAATCTTTCAAGTGTTCTAAAGCTGTTGCATAGTTTAATctgaggtacagatgaatatttaattcgTTAAATTCAAGTTCTCTCCGCTGagtctgtctgtcatcctccattcagcattcaaactgAGTGTTcggttactacagtcaaacTCTCTCCGAGAGCGCACAGTAACTGAGgtctaaaactgttaaaagaaaaggctcaataaactaacgcacagatttaatacactacacGTCAATATGTTGTACTTTGAACTTTTCTATGCGGACTCGGAGGGCTGCGCAGCCTGCACGCTGTAACTCTGTGCTGCTTCAAGCGCATCGTTCTGCGTTCGGGATGTGCATAAGGGCTTTGTGCCGCTCTGTATTGGAGCCTTTCATATTATAATTCTTTtgcgcaatgaaagattattaatagtctttcttgttctgtcctatctatcatatgttactgccttcattactgtgctatagatttaaaagaaatgtattttaattttatagtatataaattagtggtgggcatagattaatttttttaatctagattaatctcactgtaatcttggaattaatctagattaaaatggctcatttgaattagaagtagatcagaataaattcactactagtagtaaacaactagcagtcatcaagaatttaatattgataataacattgaagacattgtatgattattccttaaagataaggttttaatagttttagtagtagtagcctattactaTTACTACTTACACAGTagtgtcttcaagtgaaaccgaacttttattttgacgggttgccgtgaggatagtttttctcaaatgaaacgctcaagtgctcatgaagtgactctcagagcagttctggagatgttgttcatgtatttatgtcctcatttagtgagatgACAGATGTTAATATCACCTCAAGCGTCACCcgggcttctgtatgagtagtgaacaaacccgtgcgtctgcgccatacattaacacagagacacacagaagtcatatttaaatagacgttttgcggcttaatatttacaaataggagtgggagtgtgctcacttgtgtgtacgcttacgtttgtttgtttgtgtgtgtgtgtgtgtgtgtgtgtgcgcttacgtttgtgtgtgtgtgcgaaccggggcggaactccgctgtgcgcgatacagagagcgcgaccatgtaacgtagagacagaaatgacttgccgatttccattgggaagcttcttaaaaataaattttccctgaagcaaactcggcggcttcatagctgcatccatgttagcacgtcACGTTTGATGTGGTAATTTCACAGTagacatacacacaggttcgaaga
This portion of the Onychostoma macrolepis isolate SWU-2019 chromosome 19, ASM1243209v1, whole genome shotgun sequence genome encodes:
- the LOC131525127 gene encoding E3 SUMO-protein ligase ZBED1-like: MLVTDMRPLSMVEDDGFTKMIHTLNPGYTLPSRTHFTKLMERKYEETFKEVKTAINTNNSKLALTTDVWTSVATEAYLGITCHYITDDWDMQSFCLTTMPLQDRHTACNIAEWLEQVVARFEIPPSKIIAIVHDNGANIVAAANILEEKHGWSSVRCTGHTLQLVINTALKHPSIEKAVGAARCLVEHFKKSELASSKLREKQQQMATPAHSLVQDISTRWNSTFYMISRLLEQRWPVTATLSDSSVTQRGKRYLDLKPDQWSLLEELSTVLKPFECVTVFMSGQKYATISAIPPLVKGLLKSTKSAVYESAPLRAFQLTAVQQLQERWKRETAFSDGAPNTVIFAMALDPRFRKLSKFLSPDEILPVQTKLQIMSLEERRKMDVQQHGSCSVVTSTNTTATESKPLVATLLDSLLGSDGEEEDRAGEAEDVHSQVRNEVLAYFGEKSLAKEENPLLWWKANNERYPMLARLAKSYLCIPATSTPSERLFSAAGNIASKKRASLSQEHVDMLTFLHCNAKCLNKGSERCSVENKF